The proteins below are encoded in one region of Hordeum vulgare subsp. vulgare chromosome 3H, MorexV3_pseudomolecules_assembly, whole genome shotgun sequence:
- the LOC123439916 gene encoding NDR1/HIN1-like protein 13 translates to MGDRAYAPASKPVPVAAPRSANGTANGGGVGPPRPPPMVPGRVPPPPMYRPKPMQQPPRRRRSGRGWCCACCLWLTLVLVGLVFLGAIALGVFYVIYHPELPTFAVTSLRLAALNVSDSDSVTSRIEFTVTARNPNEKIAFVYGDIGAAFAADGTDIGDGTVPGFVHPSRNTTVIKGAASAAAATVDPVQAASLRSKKSHAMSVEMDSKVGFQIGKFKSKRINVRVLCSGFSAGLAKPAPSPAPIIVAAAPAPTRSKIRLSSSSSGGGGAATTDAKCKLRVKIWIWTF, encoded by the coding sequence ATGGGCGACCGGGCGTACGCGCCGGCCTCCAAGCCTGTCCCTGTGGCGGCGCCGCGGTCCGCCAACGGCACGGCGAACGGCGGCGGCGTAGGGCCACCTCGGCCTCCGCCCATGGTGCCCGGCCGCGTCCCGCCCCCGCCGATGTACCGGCCGAAGCCGATGCAACAGCCACCGCGCCGCCGGAGGAGCGGGCGCGGGTGGTGCTGCGCGTGTTGCCTGTGGCTGACGCTGGTGTTGGTGGGGCTGGTGTTCCTTGGAGCAATCGCGTTGGGGGTGTTCTACGTGATTTACCACCCGGAGCTTCCGACCTTCGCCGTGACGTCGCTCCGTCTGGCGGCGCTGAACGTCTCGGACTCCGACTCCGTCACCTCCCGCATCGAGTTCACGGTGACCGCGCGCAACCCCAACGAGAAGATCGCGTTCGTGTACGGCGACATCGGGGCTGCCTTCGCGGCCGACGGCACGGACATCGGGGACGGCACCGTGCCGGGTTTCGTCCATCCAAGTCGCAACACGACGGTCATCAAGGGGGCGGCTTCGGCGGCCGCCGCGACGGTGGACCCTGTGCAGGCGGCCAGTCTCAGATCCAAGAAGTCTCACGCGATGTCAGTGGAGATGGACTCCAAGGTGGGGTTCCAGATCGGGAAGTTCAAGTCGAAGCGCATCAACGTCCGTGTGCTGTGCAGCGGCTTCAGCGCGGGGCTGGCCAAGCCGGCGCCCTCCCCGGCGCCGATCATCGTGGCCGCGGCGCCTGCACCCACCCGGTCTAAGATCAGGCTGTCGTCGTCTTCCTCCggaggcggcggggcggcgacgacggacGCAAAGTGTAAGCTGCGCGTCAAGATCTGGATTTGGACGTTTTGA